Proteins encoded in a region of the Dehalococcoidales bacterium genome:
- a CDS encoding ABC transporter ATP-binding protein codes for MLEVDIKKRLPGFTLEVAFSVNREILSILGRSGSGKTMTLLSIAGLLCPDEGYIKLNGNVLFDSAKKICLPAQKRNIGFVFQNYALFPHLTVRENIAYGIRHLPKQEIQEKTCQLLSLIHIPDLGHRYPNELSSGQQQRVALARAIAPSPGVLLLDEPFSALDALRKEQLEYELLALQQVYSGDIIFVTHDLAQGYKLGSKMAVYEAGRIVQCDAKQKVVYSPINRSVARLIGVRNLVDGKVTKIADNHVWVKIDSVCAELKVITEESSQYAVGQEVIIGIRPECVRICQNNEENTVVCMLERYIEGVDINHVRFNTCKDGSGGYLIDANIPTGMMPQLSAGHECKLYLPPEHLIILNR; via the coding sequence ATGCTGGAAGTTGACATTAAAAAACGGTTGCCCGGCTTTACCCTTGAAGTAGCTTTTAGTGTAAACCGTGAAATACTTTCAATCCTGGGCAGGTCAGGCTCCGGCAAGACTATGACATTACTGAGTATTGCCGGTTTGCTTTGTCCAGACGAAGGCTATATTAAGCTTAACGGCAATGTACTCTTCGATTCTGCCAAAAAGATCTGTCTGCCTGCACAAAAGCGAAACATTGGCTTTGTGTTTCAGAACTATGCTCTTTTTCCACACCTGACAGTCAGGGAGAATATTGCCTATGGTATCCGCCATCTTCCGAAGCAGGAAATCCAGGAAAAAACATGTCAACTGCTTTCGCTTATACATATCCCGGATCTGGGTCATCGATACCCAAATGAACTATCATCTGGTCAGCAACAGCGGGTAGCTTTAGCCAGAGCTATCGCGCCTTCGCCTGGGGTACTGCTTTTGGATGAACCTTTCTCGGCGCTGGATGCTCTGCGTAAGGAACAGCTTGAATATGAATTATTAGCCCTGCAACAGGTTTACAGCGGGGATATTATATTTGTTACCCACGATCTTGCACAAGGGTATAAGTTGGGTTCCAAGATGGCCGTCTATGAAGCTGGCCGCATCGTTCAGTGTGACGCCAAGCAAAAAGTGGTTTATTCCCCAATAAACCGGTCGGTTGCTCGCCTGATAGGTGTTAGAAACCTGGTAGATGGCAAAGTAACCAAAATTGCCGATAATCATGTCTGGGTTAAAATTGATAGTGTTTGCGCGGAATTAAAGGTTATAACGGAAGAGAGTTCTCAGTATGCTGTTGGCCAGGAAGTTATCATCGGTATCCGGCCGGAATGTGTACGAATATGCCAAAACAACGAAGAAAACACTGTGGTGTGCATGCTTGAAAGGTATATTGAAGGCGTTGATATTAATCATGTTCGTTTTAACACCTGTAAAGACGGGAGTGGCGGTTATCTGATCGACGCTAATATACCAACCGGAATGATGCCGCAGCTTTCGGCAGGGCATGAATGTAAACTCTATCTTCCACCCGAACACCTGATAATACTAAACCGTTAA
- the modB gene encoding molybdate ABC transporter permease subunit — translation MAESILPPLLISLKTVLATTAITFFAGIAAARWMARYSGRFKNLIDSLFILPLVLPPTVVGFGLLLLLGRNSPIGGLLDALGTSIVFSWPATVIAAAVMSFPLMYMTARGGFEQVDINIENAARTLGANEWRVFWTVTMPLAWPSIVSATILALARCLGEFGATLMLAGNIPGKTATIPVAIYFNIQGGHYDQAMILAAIVLVISLASLTILAYYKQKVRKAARN, via the coding sequence ATGGCAGAATCAATTCTACCGCCTCTTCTTATATCGTTAAAGACGGTACTGGCAACCACGGCTATTACCTTCTTTGCGGGCATTGCTGCTGCCCGCTGGATGGCGCGATATTCCGGCAGGTTTAAAAACCTGATTGACAGTTTATTTATACTACCTTTAGTGTTGCCCCCAACAGTAGTAGGCTTTGGCTTACTACTGTTATTAGGTCGTAATAGTCCTATCGGAGGGTTGTTGGACGCTCTGGGAACCTCGATAGTGTTTTCATGGCCGGCTACCGTTATCGCGGCGGCCGTGATGTCCTTCCCGCTCATGTATATGACCGCACGGGGAGGCTTTGAACAGGTGGATATAAATATAGAAAATGCTGCCAGGACGCTTGGCGCCAACGAATGGAGGGTTTTCTGGACGGTAACTATGCCGCTGGCATGGCCTTCCATTGTTTCGGCTACCATTCTGGCACTTGCCCGGTGCCTGGGGGAATTTGGTGCTACTTTAATGTTGGCAGGCAATATTCCCGGGAAAACAGCCACTATTCCGGTTGCGATATATTTCAATATCCAGGGCGGACATTATGACCAGGCCATGATATTAGCGGCAATAGTTTTGGTAATATCTTTGGCTTCACTTACTATTCTTGCTTACTATAAGCAAAAGGTACGAAAGGCTGCACGGAATTAA